The following coding sequences are from one Deinococcus aerophilus window:
- a CDS encoding thymidine kinase — protein sequence MLRSPYSGGHLEVVVGPMFSGKSEELIRRVTRAVIARQNVQVFKPALDDRYHASAVASHAGRSVQALAVRHVADIREHLSGADRLLGVDRLPLPDVVGIDEVQFFDTAVVELALELADLGVRVILAGLDLDFRAEPFGPMPQLLARAESVEKLTAICTVCGAPATRSQRLIGGQPARFDDPVVLVGAQESYEARCRVHHEVLEPSPAVS from the coding sequence ATGCTCAGATCTCCCTATTCCGGTGGACACCTCGAAGTCGTGGTGGGCCCCATGTTCAGCGGCAAGAGTGAGGAGCTGATCCGGCGGGTCACGCGGGCAGTGATTGCCCGGCAGAACGTGCAGGTTTTCAAGCCCGCGCTGGACGACCGTTACCACGCCTCGGCCGTGGCGAGCCACGCGGGACGGAGCGTTCAGGCGCTGGCCGTGCGCCACGTGGCCGACATTCGTGAACACCTTAGCGGCGCCGACCGGCTGCTGGGAGTGGACCGCCTGCCGCTGCCAGACGTGGTGGGCATTGACGAGGTGCAGTTTTTTGATACGGCAGTGGTCGAGCTGGCCCTGGAACTCGCCGATCTGGGCGTGCGGGTGATTCTGGCGGGTCTGGACCTGGATTTCCGTGCCGAGCCGTTTGGCCCCATGCCCCAGCTGCTCGCCCGCGCGGAGAGCGTGGAGAAGCTCACCGCCATCTGCACGGTCTGCGGCGCTCCAGCCACCCGCTCACAGCGCCTGATCGGCGGCCAGCCCGCCCGCTTTGATGACCCTGTGGTGCTGGTGGGTGCCCAGGAAAGTTATGAGGCCCGCTGCCGGGTGCATCATGAGGTGCTGGAACCTTCCCCTGCCGTGAGCTGA
- the rpmE gene encoding 50S ribosomal protein L31 — protein MKKDIHPKAVPTKIIYQGKVVMETMSTRPEIHVDVWSGVHPFWTGEERFVDTEGRVDKFNKRFGDSYRTKKK, from the coding sequence ATGAAGAAAGACATCCACCCCAAAGCCGTTCCTACCAAAATCATCTACCAGGGCAAGGTCGTCATGGAAACCATGAGCACCCGCCCCGAGATTCACGTGGACGTCTGGAGCGGCGTTCACCCCTTCTGGACCGGCGAGGAGCGTTTCGTCGACACCGAGGGCCGCGTCGACAAGTTCAACAAGCGCTTCGGCGACAGCTACCGCACCAAGAAGAAGTAA
- a CDS encoding DedA family protein has protein sequence MHDLTSIILSASYIGIFAIVFAETGLLIGFFLPGDSLLIAAGLLAAAPGSDLNLWGVMAAVVAGGIIGCSVGYWIGQRFGPGVFRHQNSRFFKPEYVAQAEKFFVQYGALAVILARFVPIVRTLVPTLAGVSRMPFALFTLYNVIGALLWGVGVTGLAYYLGGLIPNLDHYILLIVGVVLVVSVIPILLKVLQARRSTPRP, from the coding sequence ATGCACGATCTGACGTCCATAATTCTCTCCGCCTCCTATATCGGGATCTTTGCCATCGTGTTCGCTGAAACCGGGCTGCTGATCGGGTTTTTTCTGCCTGGCGACAGCCTGCTGATCGCGGCGGGCCTGCTGGCGGCGGCCCCCGGCAGCGACCTGAACCTGTGGGGCGTGATGGCAGCGGTGGTGGCCGGCGGCATCATCGGGTGCTCGGTCGGGTACTGGATCGGGCAGCGCTTCGGGCCTGGGGTGTTCCGCCATCAGAACTCGCGCTTCTTCAAGCCCGAATACGTCGCCCAGGCTGAAAAGTTCTTCGTGCAGTACGGTGCGCTGGCAGTCATCCTGGCCCGCTTCGTGCCCATCGTGCGGACGCTGGTGCCCACGCTGGCCGGGGTCAGCCGCATGCCGTTTGCGCTGTTCACGCTGTACAACGTCATCGGGGCGCTGCTGTGGGGTGTGGGGGTCACGGGGCTGGCGTACTACCTCGGCGGCCTGATTCCCAACCTCGACCATTACATTCTGCTGATCGTGGGCGTGGTGCTGGTCGTCAGCGTGATTCCCATCCTTCTCAAGGTGCTGCAGGCGCGGCGAAGCACTCCTCGCCCCTGA